From the Lolium rigidum isolate FL_2022 chromosome 2, APGP_CSIRO_Lrig_0.1, whole genome shotgun sequence genome, one window contains:
- the LOC124693471 gene encoding AP-1 complex subunit gamma-2-like isoform X4: MALNPFSSGTRLRDMIRAIRASKTAAEERAVVRRECAAIRTAISERGQEELRHRNMAKLMFIHMLGYPTHFGQMECLKLIAAVGYPEKRIGYLGLMLLLDERQEVLMLVTNSLKQDLNHSSPFIVGLALCALGNICSAEMARDLAPEVEKLLRSRDVNTKKKAALCSVRIVRKVPDLAENFMGLAASLLKEKHHGVLISAVQLCTELCKASKDALEYLRKNCIEGLVRILRDVSNSSYAPEYDVAGISDPFLHIRVLKLMRMLGQGDADCSEYMNDILAQVATKTESNKNAGNAILYECVETIMGIEATSGLRVLAINILGRFLSNRDNNIRYVALNILMRAITVDTQAVQRHRVTILECVKDADASIRKRALELVFLLVNDTNVKPLTKELVDYLDVADPDFKEDLTAKICSITEKFSQEKLWYLDQMFKVLSLAGNHVKDDVWHALIVVISNASELQGYAVRSLYTALRAYSEQGSLLRVAVWCIGEYGEMLVNNVGMLEAEPPITVTESDAVDAVELGFNRYSADVTTRSMCLVALLKLSSRFPSMSERIKLIVAQNKENMVLELQQRSIEFGSIIQRHQSIRSSLLERMPVLDEAAYLVKRASATQATTPAYKPASRVTPGDLKLPNGVAKPAAAPLVDLLDLSSDDAPVPSTSATTTPNDFLQDLLGIGGTNLPTAGVPSASTDILMDLLSIGSSPSQNGLLDSTSPGQEKKPVSAVPQVVSPVPEPIDLLGSLSSSASSSGTKSSTVVPQVVDLLDGLSASTSVSGLEDALPSITAFQSATLKIVFDLRKQLGKPQETTIHATFTNLTSTTYTDFIFQAAVPKFIQLRLDPASGNVVPASGKGSVTQGFNVTNSQHGQKPLAMRIRMSYKVNGEDRLEQGQVSNFPLGL, from the exons ATGGCCCTGAACCCCTTCTCCTCCGGCACGCGCCTCCG GGACATGATACGGGCGATACGCGCGAGCAAGACGgcggccgaggagcgggcggtggTGCGGCGGGAGTGCGCGGCGATCCGGACCGCGATCAGCGAGCGGGGGCAGGAGGAGCTGCGCCACCGGAACATGGCCAAGCTCATGTTCATCCACATGCTCGGCTACCCGACCCACTTCGGCCAGATGGAGTGCCTCAAGCTCATCGCCGCCGTCGGCTACCCGGAGAAGCGGATCGGCTACCTCGGCCTCATGCTGCTCCTCGACGAGCGGCAGGAGGTGCTCATGCTCGTCACCAACTCGCTCAAACA AGATCTCAACCACTCGAGCCCCTTCATCGTGGGACTCGCCTTGTGCGCGCTCGGGAACATCTGCTCTGCTGAAATGGCCCGGGATCTGGCGCCTGAAGTCGAGAAGCTGCTGCGCAGTAGGGATGTTAATACAAAGAAGAAG GCTGCTCTGTGCTCTGTAAGGATTGTAAGAAAAGTACCAGATTTGGCAGAGAACTTCATGGGTCTTGCTGCATCATTACTCAAGGAAAAACACCATGGGGTTTTGATATCCGCAGTTCAGCTCTGCACGGAACTGTGTAAAGCCAGCAAAGACGCACTGGAGTACCTAAGGAAG AACTGCATCGAAGGTTTGGTCCGTATACTTAGAGATGTCTCCAATAGTTCTTATGCTCCTGAGTATGATGTTGCTGGAATTTCGGATCCTTTCTTGCATATTCGAGTTCTTAAACTTATGCGTATGTTGGGTCAAGGAGACGCAGACTGCAGTGAATATATGAATGATATTCTTGCTCAG GTTGCCACAAAAACTGAGTCAAACAAGAATGCTGGAAATGCCATCTTGTATGAATGTGTTGAGACTATAATGGGCATCGAAGCTACTAGTGGTCTACGTGTCCTGGCTATCAATATTCTGGGTAGATTCTTGTCAAACCGCGATAATAATATAAg ATATGTTGCTCTGAACATACTTATGAGGGCCATTACAGTAGATACACAAGCCGTCCAGAGGCACAGGGTGACAATATTAGAGTGTGTAAAG GATGCCGATGCTTCAATTCGCAAAAGGGCCCTTGAACTTGTTTTTTTGTTGGTTAATGATACAAATGTAAAGCCTCTCACCAAAGAGCTCGTCGACTACTTAGATGTAGCTGATCCTGACTTCAAAGAAGATCTCACAGCCAAAATATGTTCAATCACTGAAAA GTTTTCTCAAGAGAAGTTGTGGTATCTTGATCAGATGTTCAAGGTTTTATCCCTG GCTGGAAATCATGTGAAGGATGATGTATGGCATGCCCTTATTGTTGTAATAAGCAATGCATCTGAACTTCAAGGATATGCAGTGAGGTCATTATACACGGCCTTACGAGCATATAGTGAACAG GGAAGTCTACTGAGAGTAGCTGTTTGGTGCATTGGAGAATATGGTGAAATGCTAGTGAACAATGTTGGCATGCTTGAAGCTGAGCCACCAATCACG GTAACAGAATCTGATGCTGTGGATGCTGTGGAGCTTGGTTTTAACCGTTACTCTGCAGACGTGACGACTCGGTCTATGTGTCTTGTTGCTCTTTTGAAGCTCTCCTCACGGTTCCCATCGATGTCTGA GAGGATAAAACTAATAGTTGCCCAGAATAAAGAGAATATGGTGCTTGAACTACAGCAAAGGTCAATTGAATTCGGTTCCATTATACAAAGACATCAGTCTATCAG GTCATCTTTGCTTGAACGTATGCCTGTATTGGATGAAGCTGCTTATCTTGTGAAGAGGGCTAGTGCTACACAAGCAACTACTCCAGCATATAAGCCTGCTTCACGAGTCACTCCTGGAGACCTTAAGCTTCCGAATGGTGTAGCGAAACCTGCTGCAGCTCCTTTAGTTGATTTGCTTGATTTGAGTTCTGACGATGCACCGGTCCCTAGCACTTCGGCTACTACAACACCTAATGATTTTCTACAAGACCTTTTGGGTATTGGTGGGACAAATCTACCAACTGCAG GAGTACCTTCAGCGAGCACAGATATTCTGATGGATCTTCTATCCATCGGATCGTCTCCGTCACAGAATGGCCTACTAGACTCGACCTCTCCTGGCCAAG AGAAAAAACCTGTTTCTGCTGTACCTCAAGTTGTTTCTCCTGTACCTGAACCTATTGATCTGCTCGGCAGCTTGTCATCAAGTGCATCTAGTTctg GGACTAAATCCAGCACTGTTGTACCTCAAGTTGTGGATCTGCTCGATGGTTTGTCAGCAAGTACATCTGTTTCTG GACTTGAAGATGCACTCCCATCAATAACGGCTTTCCAGAGTGCAACTTTGAAGATCGTCTTCGATTTAAGAAAGCAGCTTGGAAAGCCACAAGAGACTACCATCCATGCCACTTTTACAAATCTGACATCTACTACTTACACAGATTTCATTTTTCAGGCAGCTGTTCCTAAG TTCATTCAATTGCGACTGGATCCAGCTAGCGGCAACGTTGTTCCAGCCAGTGGAAAGGGTTCAGTCACACAAGGGTTCAATGTCACCAATAGTCAACATGGGCAG AAACCCCTTGCCATGCGTATACGGATGTCGTACAAAGTGAACGGAGAGGACAGGTTGGAGCAAGGTCAAGTCAGCAATTTTCCTCTTGGATTATAG
- the LOC124693471 gene encoding AP-1 complex subunit gamma-2-like isoform X3, producing the protein MALNPFSSGTRLRDMIRAIRASKTAAEERAVVRRECAAIRTAISERGQEELRHRNMAKLMFIHMLGYPTHFGQMECLKLIAAVGYPEKRIGYLGLMLLLDERQEVLMLVTNSLKQDLNHSSPFIVGLALCALGNICSAEMARDLAPEVEKLLRSRDVNTKKKAALCSVRIVRKVPDLAENFMGLAASLLKEKHHGVLISAVQLCTELCKASKDALEYLRKNCIEGLVRILRDVSNSSYAPEYDVAGISDPFLHIRVLKLMRMLGQGDADCSEYMNDILAQVATKTESNKNAGNAILYECVETIMGIEATSGLRVLAINILGRFLSNRDNNIRYVALNILMRAITVDTQAVQRHRVTILECVKDADASIRKRALELVFLLVNDTNVKPLTKELVDYLDVADPDFKEDLTAKICSITEKFSQEKLWYLDQMFKVLSLAGNHVKDDVWHALIVVISNASELQGYAVRSLYTALRAYSEQGSLLRVAVWCIGEYGEMLVNNVGMLEAEPPITVTESDAVDAVELGFNRYSADVTTRSMCLVALLKLSSRFPSMSERIKLIVAQNKENMVLELQQRSIEFGSIIQRHQSIRSSLLERMPVLDEAAYLVKRASATQATTPAYKPASRVTPGDLKLPNGVAKPAAAPLVDLLDLSSDDAPVPSTSATTTPNDFLQDLLGIGGTNLPTAGVPSASTDILMDLLSIGSSPSQNGLLDSTSPGQAEKKPVSAVPQVVSPVPEPIDLLGSLSSSASSSGTKSSTVVPQVVDLLDGLSASTSVSGLEDALPSITAFQSATLKIVFDLRKQLGKPQETTIHATFTNLTSTTYTDFIFQAAVPKFIQLRLDPASGNVVPASGKGSVTQGFNVTNSQHGQKPLAMRIRMSYKVNGEDRLEQGQVSNFPLGL; encoded by the exons ATGGCCCTGAACCCCTTCTCCTCCGGCACGCGCCTCCG GGACATGATACGGGCGATACGCGCGAGCAAGACGgcggccgaggagcgggcggtggTGCGGCGGGAGTGCGCGGCGATCCGGACCGCGATCAGCGAGCGGGGGCAGGAGGAGCTGCGCCACCGGAACATGGCCAAGCTCATGTTCATCCACATGCTCGGCTACCCGACCCACTTCGGCCAGATGGAGTGCCTCAAGCTCATCGCCGCCGTCGGCTACCCGGAGAAGCGGATCGGCTACCTCGGCCTCATGCTGCTCCTCGACGAGCGGCAGGAGGTGCTCATGCTCGTCACCAACTCGCTCAAACA AGATCTCAACCACTCGAGCCCCTTCATCGTGGGACTCGCCTTGTGCGCGCTCGGGAACATCTGCTCTGCTGAAATGGCCCGGGATCTGGCGCCTGAAGTCGAGAAGCTGCTGCGCAGTAGGGATGTTAATACAAAGAAGAAG GCTGCTCTGTGCTCTGTAAGGATTGTAAGAAAAGTACCAGATTTGGCAGAGAACTTCATGGGTCTTGCTGCATCATTACTCAAGGAAAAACACCATGGGGTTTTGATATCCGCAGTTCAGCTCTGCACGGAACTGTGTAAAGCCAGCAAAGACGCACTGGAGTACCTAAGGAAG AACTGCATCGAAGGTTTGGTCCGTATACTTAGAGATGTCTCCAATAGTTCTTATGCTCCTGAGTATGATGTTGCTGGAATTTCGGATCCTTTCTTGCATATTCGAGTTCTTAAACTTATGCGTATGTTGGGTCAAGGAGACGCAGACTGCAGTGAATATATGAATGATATTCTTGCTCAG GTTGCCACAAAAACTGAGTCAAACAAGAATGCTGGAAATGCCATCTTGTATGAATGTGTTGAGACTATAATGGGCATCGAAGCTACTAGTGGTCTACGTGTCCTGGCTATCAATATTCTGGGTAGATTCTTGTCAAACCGCGATAATAATATAAg ATATGTTGCTCTGAACATACTTATGAGGGCCATTACAGTAGATACACAAGCCGTCCAGAGGCACAGGGTGACAATATTAGAGTGTGTAAAG GATGCCGATGCTTCAATTCGCAAAAGGGCCCTTGAACTTGTTTTTTTGTTGGTTAATGATACAAATGTAAAGCCTCTCACCAAAGAGCTCGTCGACTACTTAGATGTAGCTGATCCTGACTTCAAAGAAGATCTCACAGCCAAAATATGTTCAATCACTGAAAA GTTTTCTCAAGAGAAGTTGTGGTATCTTGATCAGATGTTCAAGGTTTTATCCCTG GCTGGAAATCATGTGAAGGATGATGTATGGCATGCCCTTATTGTTGTAATAAGCAATGCATCTGAACTTCAAGGATATGCAGTGAGGTCATTATACACGGCCTTACGAGCATATAGTGAACAG GGAAGTCTACTGAGAGTAGCTGTTTGGTGCATTGGAGAATATGGTGAAATGCTAGTGAACAATGTTGGCATGCTTGAAGCTGAGCCACCAATCACG GTAACAGAATCTGATGCTGTGGATGCTGTGGAGCTTGGTTTTAACCGTTACTCTGCAGACGTGACGACTCGGTCTATGTGTCTTGTTGCTCTTTTGAAGCTCTCCTCACGGTTCCCATCGATGTCTGA GAGGATAAAACTAATAGTTGCCCAGAATAAAGAGAATATGGTGCTTGAACTACAGCAAAGGTCAATTGAATTCGGTTCCATTATACAAAGACATCAGTCTATCAG GTCATCTTTGCTTGAACGTATGCCTGTATTGGATGAAGCTGCTTATCTTGTGAAGAGGGCTAGTGCTACACAAGCAACTACTCCAGCATATAAGCCTGCTTCACGAGTCACTCCTGGAGACCTTAAGCTTCCGAATGGTGTAGCGAAACCTGCTGCAGCTCCTTTAGTTGATTTGCTTGATTTGAGTTCTGACGATGCACCGGTCCCTAGCACTTCGGCTACTACAACACCTAATGATTTTCTACAAGACCTTTTGGGTATTGGTGGGACAAATCTACCAACTGCAG GAGTACCTTCAGCGAGCACAGATATTCTGATGGATCTTCTATCCATCGGATCGTCTCCGTCACAGAATGGCCTACTAGACTCGACCTCTCCTGGCCAAG CAGAGAAAAAACCTGTTTCTGCTGTACCTCAAGTTGTTTCTCCTGTACCTGAACCTATTGATCTGCTCGGCAGCTTGTCATCAAGTGCATCTAGTTctg GGACTAAATCCAGCACTGTTGTACCTCAAGTTGTGGATCTGCTCGATGGTTTGTCAGCAAGTACATCTGTTTCTG GACTTGAAGATGCACTCCCATCAATAACGGCTTTCCAGAGTGCAACTTTGAAGATCGTCTTCGATTTAAGAAAGCAGCTTGGAAAGCCACAAGAGACTACCATCCATGCCACTTTTACAAATCTGACATCTACTACTTACACAGATTTCATTTTTCAGGCAGCTGTTCCTAAG TTCATTCAATTGCGACTGGATCCAGCTAGCGGCAACGTTGTTCCAGCCAGTGGAAAGGGTTCAGTCACACAAGGGTTCAATGTCACCAATAGTCAACATGGGCAG AAACCCCTTGCCATGCGTATACGGATGTCGTACAAAGTGAACGGAGAGGACAGGTTGGAGCAAGGTCAAGTCAGCAATTTTCCTCTTGGATTATAG
- the LOC124693471 gene encoding AP-1 complex subunit gamma-2-like isoform X2 — MALNPFSSGTRLRDMIRAIRASKTAAEERAVVRRECAAIRTAISERGQEELRHRNMAKLMFIHMLGYPTHFGQMECLKLIAAVGYPEKRIGYLGLMLLLDERQEVLMLVTNSLKQDLNHSSPFIVGLALCALGNICSAEMARDLAPEVEKLLRSRDVNTKKKAALCSVRIVRKVPDLAENFMGLAASLLKEKHHGVLISAVQLCTELCKASKDALEYLRKNCIEGLVRILRDVSNSSYAPEYDVAGISDPFLHIRVLKLMRMLGQGDADCSEYMNDILAQVATKTESNKNAGNAILYECVETIMGIEATSGLRVLAINILGRFLSNRDNNIRYVALNILMRAITVDTQAVQRHRVTILECVKDADASIRKRALELVFLLVNDTNVKPLTKELVDYLDVADPDFKEDLTAKICSITEKFSQEKLWYLDQMFKVLSLAGNHVKDDVWHALIVVISNASELQGYAVRSLYTALRAYSEQGSLLRVAVWCIGEYGEMLVNNVGMLEAEPPITVTESDAVDAVELGFNRYSADVTTRSMCLVALLKLSSRFPSMSERIKLIVAQNKENMVLELQQRSIEFGSIIQRHQSIRSSLLERMPVLDEAAYLVKRASATQATTPAYKPASRVTPGDLKLPNGVAKPAAAPLVDLLDLSSDDAPVPSTSATTTPNDFLQDLLGIGGTNLPTAGVPSASTDILMDLLSIGSSPSQNGLLDSTSPGQEKKPVSAVPQVVSPVPEPIDLLGSLSSSASSSAGTKSSTVVPQVVDLLDGLSASTSVSGLEDALPSITAFQSATLKIVFDLRKQLGKPQETTIHATFTNLTSTTYTDFIFQAAVPKFIQLRLDPASGNVVPASGKGSVTQGFNVTNSQHGQKPLAMRIRMSYKVNGEDRLEQGQVSNFPLGL, encoded by the exons ATGGCCCTGAACCCCTTCTCCTCCGGCACGCGCCTCCG GGACATGATACGGGCGATACGCGCGAGCAAGACGgcggccgaggagcgggcggtggTGCGGCGGGAGTGCGCGGCGATCCGGACCGCGATCAGCGAGCGGGGGCAGGAGGAGCTGCGCCACCGGAACATGGCCAAGCTCATGTTCATCCACATGCTCGGCTACCCGACCCACTTCGGCCAGATGGAGTGCCTCAAGCTCATCGCCGCCGTCGGCTACCCGGAGAAGCGGATCGGCTACCTCGGCCTCATGCTGCTCCTCGACGAGCGGCAGGAGGTGCTCATGCTCGTCACCAACTCGCTCAAACA AGATCTCAACCACTCGAGCCCCTTCATCGTGGGACTCGCCTTGTGCGCGCTCGGGAACATCTGCTCTGCTGAAATGGCCCGGGATCTGGCGCCTGAAGTCGAGAAGCTGCTGCGCAGTAGGGATGTTAATACAAAGAAGAAG GCTGCTCTGTGCTCTGTAAGGATTGTAAGAAAAGTACCAGATTTGGCAGAGAACTTCATGGGTCTTGCTGCATCATTACTCAAGGAAAAACACCATGGGGTTTTGATATCCGCAGTTCAGCTCTGCACGGAACTGTGTAAAGCCAGCAAAGACGCACTGGAGTACCTAAGGAAG AACTGCATCGAAGGTTTGGTCCGTATACTTAGAGATGTCTCCAATAGTTCTTATGCTCCTGAGTATGATGTTGCTGGAATTTCGGATCCTTTCTTGCATATTCGAGTTCTTAAACTTATGCGTATGTTGGGTCAAGGAGACGCAGACTGCAGTGAATATATGAATGATATTCTTGCTCAG GTTGCCACAAAAACTGAGTCAAACAAGAATGCTGGAAATGCCATCTTGTATGAATGTGTTGAGACTATAATGGGCATCGAAGCTACTAGTGGTCTACGTGTCCTGGCTATCAATATTCTGGGTAGATTCTTGTCAAACCGCGATAATAATATAAg ATATGTTGCTCTGAACATACTTATGAGGGCCATTACAGTAGATACACAAGCCGTCCAGAGGCACAGGGTGACAATATTAGAGTGTGTAAAG GATGCCGATGCTTCAATTCGCAAAAGGGCCCTTGAACTTGTTTTTTTGTTGGTTAATGATACAAATGTAAAGCCTCTCACCAAAGAGCTCGTCGACTACTTAGATGTAGCTGATCCTGACTTCAAAGAAGATCTCACAGCCAAAATATGTTCAATCACTGAAAA GTTTTCTCAAGAGAAGTTGTGGTATCTTGATCAGATGTTCAAGGTTTTATCCCTG GCTGGAAATCATGTGAAGGATGATGTATGGCATGCCCTTATTGTTGTAATAAGCAATGCATCTGAACTTCAAGGATATGCAGTGAGGTCATTATACACGGCCTTACGAGCATATAGTGAACAG GGAAGTCTACTGAGAGTAGCTGTTTGGTGCATTGGAGAATATGGTGAAATGCTAGTGAACAATGTTGGCATGCTTGAAGCTGAGCCACCAATCACG GTAACAGAATCTGATGCTGTGGATGCTGTGGAGCTTGGTTTTAACCGTTACTCTGCAGACGTGACGACTCGGTCTATGTGTCTTGTTGCTCTTTTGAAGCTCTCCTCACGGTTCCCATCGATGTCTGA GAGGATAAAACTAATAGTTGCCCAGAATAAAGAGAATATGGTGCTTGAACTACAGCAAAGGTCAATTGAATTCGGTTCCATTATACAAAGACATCAGTCTATCAG GTCATCTTTGCTTGAACGTATGCCTGTATTGGATGAAGCTGCTTATCTTGTGAAGAGGGCTAGTGCTACACAAGCAACTACTCCAGCATATAAGCCTGCTTCACGAGTCACTCCTGGAGACCTTAAGCTTCCGAATGGTGTAGCGAAACCTGCTGCAGCTCCTTTAGTTGATTTGCTTGATTTGAGTTCTGACGATGCACCGGTCCCTAGCACTTCGGCTACTACAACACCTAATGATTTTCTACAAGACCTTTTGGGTATTGGTGGGACAAATCTACCAACTGCAG GAGTACCTTCAGCGAGCACAGATATTCTGATGGATCTTCTATCCATCGGATCGTCTCCGTCACAGAATGGCCTACTAGACTCGACCTCTCCTGGCCAAG AGAAAAAACCTGTTTCTGCTGTACCTCAAGTTGTTTCTCCTGTACCTGAACCTATTGATCTGCTCGGCAGCTTGTCATCAAGTGCATCTAGTTctg CAGGGACTAAATCCAGCACTGTTGTACCTCAAGTTGTGGATCTGCTCGATGGTTTGTCAGCAAGTACATCTGTTTCTG GACTTGAAGATGCACTCCCATCAATAACGGCTTTCCAGAGTGCAACTTTGAAGATCGTCTTCGATTTAAGAAAGCAGCTTGGAAAGCCACAAGAGACTACCATCCATGCCACTTTTACAAATCTGACATCTACTACTTACACAGATTTCATTTTTCAGGCAGCTGTTCCTAAG TTCATTCAATTGCGACTGGATCCAGCTAGCGGCAACGTTGTTCCAGCCAGTGGAAAGGGTTCAGTCACACAAGGGTTCAATGTCACCAATAGTCAACATGGGCAG AAACCCCTTGCCATGCGTATACGGATGTCGTACAAAGTGAACGGAGAGGACAGGTTGGAGCAAGGTCAAGTCAGCAATTTTCCTCTTGGATTATAG
- the LOC124693471 gene encoding AP-1 complex subunit gamma-2-like isoform X1 gives MALNPFSSGTRLRDMIRAIRASKTAAEERAVVRRECAAIRTAISERGQEELRHRNMAKLMFIHMLGYPTHFGQMECLKLIAAVGYPEKRIGYLGLMLLLDERQEVLMLVTNSLKQDLNHSSPFIVGLALCALGNICSAEMARDLAPEVEKLLRSRDVNTKKKAALCSVRIVRKVPDLAENFMGLAASLLKEKHHGVLISAVQLCTELCKASKDALEYLRKNCIEGLVRILRDVSNSSYAPEYDVAGISDPFLHIRVLKLMRMLGQGDADCSEYMNDILAQVATKTESNKNAGNAILYECVETIMGIEATSGLRVLAINILGRFLSNRDNNIRYVALNILMRAITVDTQAVQRHRVTILECVKDADASIRKRALELVFLLVNDTNVKPLTKELVDYLDVADPDFKEDLTAKICSITEKFSQEKLWYLDQMFKVLSLAGNHVKDDVWHALIVVISNASELQGYAVRSLYTALRAYSEQGSLLRVAVWCIGEYGEMLVNNVGMLEAEPPITVTESDAVDAVELGFNRYSADVTTRSMCLVALLKLSSRFPSMSERIKLIVAQNKENMVLELQQRSIEFGSIIQRHQSIRSSLLERMPVLDEAAYLVKRASATQATTPAYKPASRVTPGDLKLPNGVAKPAAAPLVDLLDLSSDDAPVPSTSATTTPNDFLQDLLGIGGTNLPTAGVPSASTDILMDLLSIGSSPSQNGLLDSTSPGQAEKKPVSAVPQVVSPVPEPIDLLGSLSSSASSSAGTKSSTVVPQVVDLLDGLSASTSVSGLEDALPSITAFQSATLKIVFDLRKQLGKPQETTIHATFTNLTSTTYTDFIFQAAVPKFIQLRLDPASGNVVPASGKGSVTQGFNVTNSQHGQKPLAMRIRMSYKVNGEDRLEQGQVSNFPLGL, from the exons ATGGCCCTGAACCCCTTCTCCTCCGGCACGCGCCTCCG GGACATGATACGGGCGATACGCGCGAGCAAGACGgcggccgaggagcgggcggtggTGCGGCGGGAGTGCGCGGCGATCCGGACCGCGATCAGCGAGCGGGGGCAGGAGGAGCTGCGCCACCGGAACATGGCCAAGCTCATGTTCATCCACATGCTCGGCTACCCGACCCACTTCGGCCAGATGGAGTGCCTCAAGCTCATCGCCGCCGTCGGCTACCCGGAGAAGCGGATCGGCTACCTCGGCCTCATGCTGCTCCTCGACGAGCGGCAGGAGGTGCTCATGCTCGTCACCAACTCGCTCAAACA AGATCTCAACCACTCGAGCCCCTTCATCGTGGGACTCGCCTTGTGCGCGCTCGGGAACATCTGCTCTGCTGAAATGGCCCGGGATCTGGCGCCTGAAGTCGAGAAGCTGCTGCGCAGTAGGGATGTTAATACAAAGAAGAAG GCTGCTCTGTGCTCTGTAAGGATTGTAAGAAAAGTACCAGATTTGGCAGAGAACTTCATGGGTCTTGCTGCATCATTACTCAAGGAAAAACACCATGGGGTTTTGATATCCGCAGTTCAGCTCTGCACGGAACTGTGTAAAGCCAGCAAAGACGCACTGGAGTACCTAAGGAAG AACTGCATCGAAGGTTTGGTCCGTATACTTAGAGATGTCTCCAATAGTTCTTATGCTCCTGAGTATGATGTTGCTGGAATTTCGGATCCTTTCTTGCATATTCGAGTTCTTAAACTTATGCGTATGTTGGGTCAAGGAGACGCAGACTGCAGTGAATATATGAATGATATTCTTGCTCAG GTTGCCACAAAAACTGAGTCAAACAAGAATGCTGGAAATGCCATCTTGTATGAATGTGTTGAGACTATAATGGGCATCGAAGCTACTAGTGGTCTACGTGTCCTGGCTATCAATATTCTGGGTAGATTCTTGTCAAACCGCGATAATAATATAAg ATATGTTGCTCTGAACATACTTATGAGGGCCATTACAGTAGATACACAAGCCGTCCAGAGGCACAGGGTGACAATATTAGAGTGTGTAAAG GATGCCGATGCTTCAATTCGCAAAAGGGCCCTTGAACTTGTTTTTTTGTTGGTTAATGATACAAATGTAAAGCCTCTCACCAAAGAGCTCGTCGACTACTTAGATGTAGCTGATCCTGACTTCAAAGAAGATCTCACAGCCAAAATATGTTCAATCACTGAAAA GTTTTCTCAAGAGAAGTTGTGGTATCTTGATCAGATGTTCAAGGTTTTATCCCTG GCTGGAAATCATGTGAAGGATGATGTATGGCATGCCCTTATTGTTGTAATAAGCAATGCATCTGAACTTCAAGGATATGCAGTGAGGTCATTATACACGGCCTTACGAGCATATAGTGAACAG GGAAGTCTACTGAGAGTAGCTGTTTGGTGCATTGGAGAATATGGTGAAATGCTAGTGAACAATGTTGGCATGCTTGAAGCTGAGCCACCAATCACG GTAACAGAATCTGATGCTGTGGATGCTGTGGAGCTTGGTTTTAACCGTTACTCTGCAGACGTGACGACTCGGTCTATGTGTCTTGTTGCTCTTTTGAAGCTCTCCTCACGGTTCCCATCGATGTCTGA GAGGATAAAACTAATAGTTGCCCAGAATAAAGAGAATATGGTGCTTGAACTACAGCAAAGGTCAATTGAATTCGGTTCCATTATACAAAGACATCAGTCTATCAG GTCATCTTTGCTTGAACGTATGCCTGTATTGGATGAAGCTGCTTATCTTGTGAAGAGGGCTAGTGCTACACAAGCAACTACTCCAGCATATAAGCCTGCTTCACGAGTCACTCCTGGAGACCTTAAGCTTCCGAATGGTGTAGCGAAACCTGCTGCAGCTCCTTTAGTTGATTTGCTTGATTTGAGTTCTGACGATGCACCGGTCCCTAGCACTTCGGCTACTACAACACCTAATGATTTTCTACAAGACCTTTTGGGTATTGGTGGGACAAATCTACCAACTGCAG GAGTACCTTCAGCGAGCACAGATATTCTGATGGATCTTCTATCCATCGGATCGTCTCCGTCACAGAATGGCCTACTAGACTCGACCTCTCCTGGCCAAG CAGAGAAAAAACCTGTTTCTGCTGTACCTCAAGTTGTTTCTCCTGTACCTGAACCTATTGATCTGCTCGGCAGCTTGTCATCAAGTGCATCTAGTTctg CAGGGACTAAATCCAGCACTGTTGTACCTCAAGTTGTGGATCTGCTCGATGGTTTGTCAGCAAGTACATCTGTTTCTG GACTTGAAGATGCACTCCCATCAATAACGGCTTTCCAGAGTGCAACTTTGAAGATCGTCTTCGATTTAAGAAAGCAGCTTGGAAAGCCACAAGAGACTACCATCCATGCCACTTTTACAAATCTGACATCTACTACTTACACAGATTTCATTTTTCAGGCAGCTGTTCCTAAG TTCATTCAATTGCGACTGGATCCAGCTAGCGGCAACGTTGTTCCAGCCAGTGGAAAGGGTTCAGTCACACAAGGGTTCAATGTCACCAATAGTCAACATGGGCAG AAACCCCTTGCCATGCGTATACGGATGTCGTACAAAGTGAACGGAGAGGACAGGTTGGAGCAAGGTCAAGTCAGCAATTTTCCTCTTGGATTATAG